In Edaphobacter aggregans, the sequence TTGCGCTGTTGTGTTGGAAGGCGGGAAAGCTGCCTAGCTGACCCTTATCTGACCCACGCGGCTGAAATCGCCTCTTTCGTGAACCAGATTTTCGAGGAAAACCCTTGAATTCTTTGGTGGAGCTGAGCGGGATCGAACCGCTGACCTCCTCGTTGCGAACGAGGCGCTCTCCCAGCTGAGCTACAGCCCCCAACCAGACGCGCATCGCACACTGCTCACGCAGAAGCCACGCCGTCTAACGACTCCATTAAGTGTACCAGCAAGCGCCTCTACGCTCAAACCTCACGCGCGCCCACCCGTCCCGAAACCGCAGTCCCCGCAGCCAGCGGCTTCTCCACCACATGCCACACCTCGCCCGCCGCATCTATCTCTACGCCAAGCACCGGGACCTGCAACCGAGCTCCACTACGAGCGACAGCCTCCAACTCCCCAACATCGCCGGCGCGAAACTCCGTGCGATCCAGCGCCATCTGCCATCGCTGCCGCCCCGCTACCCGAGACTCCTCGCGAATATCCGTCACGACTGCCATAAACGCAACACCCTCTATGCGACTCACCACACCGGCTCCGCTCGCAACGCTTCCATCTCGCGCTTGCTGCCCACGCAGAACGGCGTGCGCTGATGAATCCCCTCTGGCTTAATGTCCAGAATCCTGCCAACACCAGTCGTGGCCACTCCACCCGCCTGCTCCGCAATAAACGCCAGCGGATTCGCCTCATACAGCAGCCGCAACTTGCCCTTCGGCTGCTTCGACGTAGGCGGATACAAAAACACCCCGCCCTTCAGTAGCGTCCGATGAAAGTCCGCGACCAGGCTGCCGATATACCGCGAGCTGTACTCCCTACCCAGGCCACCCGTCCGCAACATCTCCAGATACGCGCGATACCCTTCCGGCCAGCTCGCCGCATTCGCCTCATTCACCGAGTAGTAGCTTCCCTGCTCCGGCATCTGCATCCGCTCGTTGCTCAGCACAAACGCGCCAATCGCAGGATCGAGCGTAAATCCATACACGCCATTGCCCGTCGTGTAAACCAGCACCGTCGAAGGCCCATACAACACATAGCCCGCCGCAACCTGCCGAAAGCCATGCTGCAAAATCGACTCCTCAAGCGTTCCATGTTCGGGCGGAAGCCTCCGCAGCACGCTGAAGATCGTGCCCACGTTCACATTCACATCAATATTGCTCGACCCATCCAGCGGATCGAAGACGATGATGTACTTTCCTGTCTCCGGATCGCGATTGAACGTCACCGGCTCTTCATCCTCTTCGCTCACTAGAGCAGCCACGCTGTCGCGCAATCCAAGGCAGTGCAGCAGCGCCTGATTCGCGTACACATCCAGCTTCTGCTGTTGCTCACCCTGAACATTCTCCGCGCCAAACGCGCCCAGCACGTCGATCAGCCCCGCCGAGCGAATCTTCGCCTCCACCATCTTCGCGGCCAGCGTAATCCCGCTCAGCAACCAGCTGAATGTCCCTGTCGCCTCGCGCCCGGTCGCCTTCAACATGTCCTGCTGCTGTTGCAGAATATGCTGTTGCACCGTCGTAATCATCGCCATTGGCAATCCACCTTCATAGGAAATTTTGTCGAGGCTCCAGAATCGAAGCCTACCATCCGTGCGAAATGGAATCCACTTCACCGATTACCGCCCATTTCGCACCACGCGCACGTTACAATCCACCCATGCCATCCAGACGAAGCTTCCTCCTAGCCGCCACCGCAGCAGCCGCAGCACCGTCACTCTCCCTTCAAGCCCAGCGCCCCTCCACAGCGCCCCCGTCCGACCTCAAGCTCCCCGCGCCAATCGCCGCGCTCACCAGCCGCCGCTCCGAAGCCGTGCCCATCACCCTCGAAGAGCGCGAGCAGCGCGTCGAACGCGCCCGCCAGCTTCTCGCCGAGCACAAGATCGACGCCCTCGTCATCACCACCGGCACCTCGCTCAACTACTTCACCGGTCTGCGTTGGGGCCAGTCCGAGCGCTTCTTCGCCTGGGTCCTCCCCGTCAAAGGAAGTCCCTTCATCGTCAGCCCCGTCTTCGAAGAAGGCCGCGTCCGCGAGCGCATGGAAGCCAAGCCCGCAACGCTCCCACAAGCGTCCAACACCAAGGTCTACACCTGGAACGAAGACGAGAACCCCTACGCTCTCGTCGCCAAAGCACTGAAGGAAGCAGGCATCACCACCGGAAAGATCGGCGTCGAGGAGCGCACCCAGTTCGCCTTCTCCGACGGCATCGCCCACGCCAGCCC encodes:
- the fbp gene encoding class 1 fructose-bisphosphatase, which produces MAMITTVQQHILQQQQDMLKATGREATGTFSWLLSGITLAAKMVEAKIRSAGLIDVLGAFGAENVQGEQQQKLDVYANQALLHCLGLRDSVAALVSEEDEEPVTFNRDPETGKYIIVFDPLDGSSNIDVNVNVGTIFSVLRRLPPEHGTLEESILQHGFRQVAAGYVLYGPSTVLVYTTGNGVYGFTLDPAIGAFVLSNERMQMPEQGSYYSVNEANAASWPEGYRAYLEMLRTGGLGREYSSRYIGSLVADFHRTLLKGGVFLYPPTSKQPKGKLRLLYEANPLAFIAEQAGGVATTGVGRILDIKPEGIHQRTPFCVGSKREMEALRAEPVW